The genomic stretch tctgttaggtcctctacagagagttgtgctttagcttctcttagctttcgcttcaaggtcctttcaggttcaggatcagcctcaacaagaatgcttttgtctttgctcctgctcatatgaaagagaagagaacaagaaaatatggaatcctctatgtcacagtatagagattccttgaggtgtcagaggaaaagaaaaatagaaggaagagggagaagaattcgaacttagtgagatagagttcgaattgtgcattgagaaggagtggtactccataaatagaaggatgtaagaagaggggaagaaatttcgaaaattaaattaaaaagattttaaaaatattttgaaaaactttaattgattttcgaaaatcaagagtgggaaagagatcaagtaatttttgaaaaagattttgaaattagaaatcaaaaagatatgattaaaaactgttttgaaaaagatgtgattaaaaagatatgattaaaaagtcatggttttaaaaagatatgattgaaaagatatgatttgaaaaacaatttaaaaagatttgctttttttttaaaaaaaaataatgacttgactaacaagaaaagatatgattcagacattaaacctttctcaacagaaaaggcaacatacttgaaatgttgaatcaaatcattaattgatagcaagtatctttgaaaaaggaaagaaattgattttgaaaacatttgattaaaaagatttgatttttgattttgaaaaactttgaaaatttgaaaaaatttgcatttaaaacaaaatcttccctcttgtgccatcctggcgttaaacgcccagaatggtgcacattctggcgtgtaacgcccaatgctctacctttttgggcgttaaacgcccaaccaggcaccctggctggcgtttaaacgccagtctgtccttcttcactgggcgttttgaacgcccagctttttctgtgtaattcctctgctgcatgttctgaatcttcagttccctgtactattgacttgaaaatagaaccaagatcaaataaacaatgcatgcaagacaccaaacttaaaatgagacattggactcaaacaagaaacataaaaatatttttggtttttatgatttttataatttttttgtgctttttttgaaaattaagtggaaaagaaaataaaggtatcaaaattcttaataagaattccaggaatcatgcaatgttagtctaaagctttagtccaaaggaattagacatggataaccaagcttcagcaggacattgcattcaacagctaaattgatgagaatcaatcagctttggtgatgataagaacatcaccttgaaacactagaattcattcttaagaactctgaaaaatacctaatctaagcaacaagatgaaccgtcagttgtccatacacgaaacaatccccggcaacggcgccaaaaacttggtgcatgaaattgtgatcatcaatggcgccatcaacatggtacgctcattgcaatctcaactctctatcacaactccgcacaactaaccagcaagtgcactaggtcgtccaagtaataaaccttacgcgagtaagggtcgatcccacagagattgttggtatgaagcaagctatggtcaccttgtaaatcttagtcaggcagactcaaatggttatagatgaaatatgaataaaacataaagataaagatagagatacttatgtatatcattggtgagagcttcaaataagcgtatgaagatgctttgtcccttccgtctctctgctttcctactgtcttcatccaatccttcttactcctttccatggcaagcttatgcaagggtttcaccgttgtcagtggctacctcccatcctctcagtggaaatgttcaacgcaccctgtcacggcacggctatccagctgtcggttctcgatcatgtcggaatagaatccagtgattcttttgcgtctgtcactaacgccccacaatcgcgagtttgaagcacgtcacagtcattcaatcattgaatcctactcagaataccacagacaaggttagacctttcggattctcttgaatgccgccatcagttcttgcctataccacgaagactctgatctcacggaatggctggctcgtttgtcaggcgagcgctcggttgtcaggcgatcaaccatgcgtcgtgtatcaggaatccaagagatattcacccaatctaaggtagaacggaggtggttgtcagtcacacgttcataggtgagaatgatgatgagtgtcacggatcatcacattcatcaagttgaagaacaagtgatatcttggaacaagaacaagctgaattgaatagaagaacaatagtaattgcattaatactcgaggtacagcagagctccacaccttaatctatggtgtgtagaaactccaccgttgaaaatacataagaacaaggtctaggcattaGGGGTGTTCAAAACCGATCTGGACCGAACTAAACCGGTCAACCGAACTGAAAAAACCGAAAACCGAATAAATCGATAACcgaaaaaaccgaaaaaaatgTATTTTGCAGTTTTTTtgcggttcggttcggttttcggTTTTGACCAGGAAAACTctaaccgaaccgaaccgaaccgatgGTATAAAAATGCCCAAAAAAACCAACCCCCACCCCCCAAACAGCCAAACCCCAATTCCCTTGACCTGAGCGCGAGTCCTGAGCCCTAACCCCACGCCTCCCAGGCTCCCACCCCCAATCGAAACTCTCAAGTCTCAGCCTCTCCCAATCACGCTCTGCCGCTCTCTTCTCAGAATCGCGCTCTGCCGCTCTCCTCTCAGAATCGCGCTCTCCTTGGTCGCGCTCTCCTCTCTACAGTGGCGCTCTCCTCTCTCGGCGGCGAACCCACGTTCCTCCCAGTCTGCCGCCACGTTCTTCGCGGACAGAGCACCACGAAGCTCCAGCCACAGCCTGAACGACCCTCACACACAGCAGTAGCAGCCTAGCAGAGCGCGACCCTCATCCCTTGCACCCAGCGCCAGCAGTAGCAGAGCGCGACCCTCATCCCTCGCACCCAGCGCCACCAGTCACCGATTCAAGTCTCCCATCCACTGATTCAACACAGCACCCAGCCACCCACCAGTCACCAATTCAACATAGCACCCACGTTCCTCCCAGTCTCACACCCAGCCACCGATTCAAGTTAGGCATGGAGCCTGAGCCACCGAGTCAGGTATTGTTTACTTTATTGCTGACTTGCTGACTTGATGAATTTAATCTGGTTAAATTATACTCAGCATTGGTATTGTTTACTTTATTGCTGACTTGCTGACTTGTTGATTCATTGTTAATTTGGTTAAATTACTCATAATTGGTATTTTTAACACGATTTTGTTACTGACTTGCTGTTTGCTGATTCATTGTTTGCTGTTTGTTAGGCAATGTTCTGTTTGTTGAGTTATTTTAATCATTGATTCTGACTTGGTATTGTTGCTAATAGATTTATTTTGTTAGGTATTGTTGCTGGTTATTCATGCTGACTGGCTGATTTTGTTCTGTTTGTTGAATTATTTGCTGACTTGGTATTGTTGCTGGTTATTGGTTTATTTTGCTAGGTATTGTTGCTGGATAAATTATTGTTGCTTGTTAAATTATTTTTGCTAGAAAAACCAGTAGCCATTTGGTCCTTCAACACAAGTGAGTGAAAGTTTAGTCTCATGTTATGTTGTTACCAGCTTTAAGCATAGCAGTAACCAGTAATATTGTCACTCatctatttttgttttgttcgTTCAGTGTTATATTCATCAAATGAAGAGCTTCGAAACTCATCATCTGACTTTTGGTGTGCAGTTCTCTCTTCTAGGAAAGAGGTAAAGACATGTTTGTTATGTTTTCTTTTGGTAATGATAGATGATGGTTGTAGCAGTAACAATTTTGACTGAGCATATTTTGTTTAAATCTATTTTCAATTGATACTTTAGTATTAAATACAGAATCATTATTTTTAGGTTGATCAATTGCCTGTCGAAATTGGTTGGTTTCCTGAGTACTCAGATTTGAGAACAGCTCTTGACACTTATGGGtttctttttgaattttcatcCAGTGGTGAACCCAAAAATATAGGTAACTATGTTGAGATATTTGCAGTATTTCAAGTGTAACAACAAATATATTGGTAATTTATTTGTTGAATGCTGATTAATTGTTGAATGCTGATTAATTGTTGAATGTTGATAACTTGCTGATTAATTGTTGTGCAGTTTATTGTtggttattatttatttgttgttgTGTTTCTGGCCTTGATTTATTGTATTTATGTAGTTTGACGCCAGTTCAAGTGAGAATATGGGCGAATCCGGATTACCGCCAGTTCCTCTTCCGAATGAATCCACAAGCATCAGATCTCCGAGTGCA from Arachis stenosperma cultivar V10309 chromosome 9, arast.V10309.gnm1.PFL2, whole genome shotgun sequence encodes the following:
- the LOC130951677 gene encoding uncharacterized protein LOC130951677; translated protein: MEPEPPSQVLLLDKLLLLVKLFLLEKPVAIWSFNTMLYSSNEELRNSSSDFWCAVLSSRKEVDQLPVEIGWFPEYSDLRTALDTYGFLFEFSSSGEPKNIV